Proteins encoded within one genomic window of Arachis ipaensis cultivar K30076 chromosome B08, Araip1.1, whole genome shotgun sequence:
- the LOC107614228 gene encoding scarecrow-like protein 32 has translation MHVMHSMKAELKGASSISFQNHSLFNTAPHSSLTGALKGCLGSLDGACIEKLLLHCASALESNDVTLAQQVMWVLNNVASPTGDTNQRLTSWFLRALISRASRICPTALSFKGSSNNIQRRLMTVTELAGYVDLIPWHRFGFCASNNEIFKAILGFQRVHILDFSITHCMQWPTFIDALAKSPEGPPSLRITVPSFRPPVPPLVNVSTHEVGLRLANFAKFRDVPFEFNVIGNNLGPLLAPNNSELSNESTSFHVESLLSLLNPSVLNLRDDEALVINCQNWLRYLSDDRKGNHRCLSLRDAFLSLIKGLNPQIVVLVDEDCDLSSPSLTSRIATCFNHLWIPFDALETFLPKDSCQRTEFESDIGQKIENIIGYEGHHRIERLESGMQMCQRMKNAGYLSLPFCDETVMEVKGLLDEHASGWGMKREEGMLVLTWKGNSCVYATAWVPSETRDPIGFDATMA, from the coding sequence ATGCACGTAATGCATAGCATGAAAGCTGAGCTAAAAGGAGCATCCTCTATCTCCTTCCAAAACCACAGCCTCTTCAACACAGCACCACACAGTTCACTCACCGGAGCACTCAAAGGGTGTCTCGGAAGCCTCGACGGCGCGTGCATCGAGAAGCTTCTTCTCCACTGCGCAAGCGCCTTGGAGAGCAACGATGTAACCTTGGCTCAACAAGTGATGTGGGTCCTCAACAACGTTGCTTCACCAACCGGTGACACAAATCAAAGGCTCACATCATGGTTCCTCAGAGCACTGATCTCTAGGGCTTCAAGGATTTGCCCTACAGCCTTGAGTTTCAAGGGGAGTAGCAACAACATTCAGAGGAGGTTGATGACGGTTACCGAGCTAGCAGGATACGTGGATCTCATTCCATGGCACAGGTTTGGGTTTTGTGCTTCAAATAATGAGATTTTCAAAGCAATTTTAGGGTTCCAAAGGGTACATATCTTAGACTTTAGCATCACTCATTGTATGCAATGGCCTACTTTCATTGATGCTTTGGCCAAAAGCCCTGAAGGTCCTCCTTCACTTAGAATCACTGTCCCATCTTTTAGGCCACCGGTGCCTCCATTGGTGAATGTATCAACTCATGAGGTTGGCCTTCGGTTGGCGAATTTCGCGAAGTTTAGGGATGTCCCTTTTGAATTCAATGTCATAGGGAACAATTTAGGTCCCTTATTAGCACCTAATAATTCTGAATTAAGCAATGAATCAACTAGTTTTCATGTTGAGTCATTGCTGAGTCTATTGAATCCTAGTGTGCTAAACCTTAGGGATGATGAGGCTTTGGTCATAAATTGTCAAAATTGGCTTCGTTATTTGTCTGATGATAGAAAGGGAAACCACCGATGCCTTTCTCTCCGTGACGCTTTTTTGAGTTTAATTAAAGGTCTTAACCCTCAGATTGTGGTTTTGGTGGATGAGGATTGTGATCTTAGTTCACCAAGCCTCACATCAAGAATTGCAACATGTTTCAACCATCTGTGGATACCCTTTGATGCATTGGAGACTTTCTTGCCTAAGGACAGTTGCCAGAGGACAGAGTTCGAATCCGACATTGGACAGAAGATTGAGAACATCATAGGATATGAAGGGCATCATAGGATAGAGAGGTTGGAGTCAGGGATGCAGATGTGCCAGAGAATGAAGAATGCTGGTTACTTGAGCCTCCCATTTTGTGATGAAACGGTTATGGAAGTTAAGGGTTTGCTTGATGAGCATGCTAGTGGATGGGGGATGAAGAGGGAAGAAGGCATGTTGGTTCTCACATGGAAAGGAAACAGCTGTGTCTATGCCACTGCTTGGGTCCCCAGTGAAACCAGGGATCCTATTGGTTTCGATGCAACTATGGCATAA
- the LOC110265651 gene encoding villin-4-like, translating to MLGNSFQRKLTILRNGGTPPVVKPKRRPSLQYGDKCQRSSRSMSISPTLERVHVRGRSPAFNAIASTFEKPKDMNLSNPPPIVRKVYPKSGTANLNTLSLGLGSKSLAIARLTSSFEMPSKRGKLIPQSLRVTSNTLKSNPKRSDSEDSMSSRLESLTEEDAKEGEADDDEGLPVYLYDSVNTASTNLVPDIDVTKREV from the exons ATGCTTGGAAATTCATTTCAAAGGAAGCTTACAATCTTGAGAAATGGGGGTACTCCACCAGTGGTT AAACCAAAACGAAGACCATCTTTACAATATGGTGATAAGTGCCAGCGTTCCTCGCGCAGCATGTCTATTAGTCCTACTCTTGAACGTGTTCATGTCAGGGGCCGGTCGCCAGCATTTAACGCTATAGCATCCACTTTTGAGAAGCCTAAAGATATGAACCTTTCAAACCCACCTCCAATTGTGAGAAAAGTGTATCCAAAATCAGGGACAGCAAACTTGAATACTCTTTCTCTTGGTCTTGGATCTAAGTCTTTAGCCATAGCTCGGCTTACTTCTAGTTTTGAAATGCCTTCAAAACGGGGAAAGTTGATACCTCAGTCGCTTAGAG TGACTTCCAATACACTCAAATCAAACCCAAAAAGAAGTGATAGTGAGGATTCTATGAGCAGCAGATTAGAATCTCTTACAGAGGAAGATGCAAAAGAAGGTGAAGCTGACGATGATGAAGGACTCCCAGTTTATCTGTATGATAGCGTTAACACAGCTTCTACCAATCTAGTACCAGACATTGATGTGACTAAACGAGAGGTATAA
- the LOC110265220 gene encoding protein FAR1-RELATED SEQUENCE 5-like, with translation MGYIVFQKGGYDKVGFTNKDLHNHISKTRRDKVKDGDAFATLAYLLSKADSDPLFLGKFTLKDGRLDNLVWADGASVVDYECFGDVLAFDTTYKKNVYNKSLVIFSGTNHHGQTTIFGCALLLDERSKTFKWALKEFLEIIDEEDIVFSDHTAHRDVFKSLMPGKPIVSLVLDLVADMIKI, from the exons ATGGGTTACATTGTTTTCCAAAAAGGTGGATATGATAAAGTGGGTTTTACCAACAAAGACTTACATAACCACATTAGTAAGACTCGGCGTGACAAAGTGAAAGATGGTGATGCATTTGCTACGTTGGCCTATCTATTGTCCAAGGCAGACAGTGACCCATTATTTCTAGGAAAGTTCACCTTAAAGGATGGTAGGTTGGATAATTTGGTGTGGGCTGATGGAGCAAGCGTTGTTGATTACGAATGTTTTGGCGATGTACTCGCTTTTGACACCACTTACAAGAAAAATGTCTACAACAAGTCCTTAGTCATATTTTCAGGGACCAACCACCATGGCCAAACAACTATTTTTGGATGCGCTCTGCTCTTAGATGAAAGGTCCAAAACTTTCAAGTGGGCACTGAAGGAATTTTTGGAAATCAT CGATGAGGAGGATATAGTGTTTTCAGATCATACAGCTCACAGAGATGTATTCAAGAGTTTGATGCCAGGCAAGCCAATTGTTTCTCTTGTGCTAGACTTAGTAGCAGATATGATAAAGATATAG
- the LOC107614308 gene encoding isoprene synthase, chloroplastic has product MASELISLPYALSTTQTVVVVKHRNHFGRKTVTHATAKIHVICGSIKKEDAQLIGRRSANYQPNLWTYEFLHQSHHNHHVVDRVEERARKLEEKVLYMMMNSSDMEPLNLLELIDDLHRLGLSYKFQNHINSALSRIHSSQYMHLHTHKTLHATALLFRILRQHAFHVSQDVFESFTDDEKNFKPEIGNDVQGMLSLYEASHLSFEGENLCEKAKTFSATNLMNIISKDETENKVKESTRSVLEGLPYHHSPYRVEARRYIDTYNKKEPHNQLLLELAKLDFNMVQSLYQQELQQMTRWWRDMGLASKLSFARDRLTESFFWSLGIVSHPNFSNCRKELTKVAALITVLDDVYDVYGTLDELELFTDAVERWDVNAINNLPDYMTLCFLALYNTINEMVFDIFKDYAVKCIPYLKKAWCDLCKSFLQEAKWSNNKVVPRLKEYLENGSVSCSGGVFLTHSFFLLNQEITEPALHSLTNYHDLLRSSSTVFRISNDLATSTEEMECGETANSITCYMNETGGSEEDARRNLRSLIDEAWKNMNRSLVMDSTFDKSFIEVAMNLARIAQFTYQHGDGHGRPDNRSKSRIKSLLVDPILVNVNVPT; this is encoded by the exons ATGGCAAGTGAGTTGATATCTCTGCCCTACGCCCTATCAACCACACAAACAGTAGTAGTAGTAAAACATAGGAACCACTTTGGACGCAAAACAGTTACTCATGCCACTGCAAAAATTCATGTCATCTGTGGTTCCATCAAAAAGGAGGATGCCCAGTTAATTGGGAGGCGTTCAGCTAATTACCAGCCCAATCTATGGACTTATGAATTTCTTCATCAGTCCCACCACAATCATCACGTG GTTGATAGAGTTGAAGAGAGAGCAAGAAAGTTAGAAGAGAAGGTGCTATACATGATGATGAATAGTTCAGACATGGAGCCACTGAACTTGCTTGAACTCATTGACGATCTCCACCGGTTGGGCCTCTCTTACAAGTTCCAAAACCACATCAACTCTGCTCTTTCCCGCATTCATTCTTCACAATATATGCACCTTCACACACACAAAACTCTACATGCTACTGCTCTCCTCTTCAGAATTCTTAGACAACATGCTTTTCACGTCTCTCAAG ATGTATTTGAGAGTTTTACGGATGATGAGAAAAACTTTAAGCCTGAAATTGGCAATGATGTGCAAGGAATGTTAAGTTTGTACGAGGCATCACACCTTAGCTTTGAGGGGGAAAATTTATGTGAGAAGGCAAAGACATTTTCAGCAACAAATTTGATGAACATAATATCAAAAGATGAGACAGagaataaagtaaaagaaagcacTAGGAGTGTGTTGGAGGGTCTTCCGTACCACCATAGTCCTTACAGAGTAGAGGCACGACGCTATATTGACACATACAATAAAAAGGAACCACATAATCAATTGCTATTAGAGCTTGCCAAGCTTGACTTCAACATGGTTCAGTCATTATATCAACAAGAGCTTCAACAAATGACAAG GTGGTGGAGGGACATGGGGCTGGCTAGCAAGCTGAGCTTTGCCCGGGATAGGTTAACGGAATCCTTCTTTTGGTCACTGGGAATAGTCTCACATCCAAATTTTTCTAATTGTCGTAAAGAACTTACTAAGGTGGCAGCTCTAATTACCGTCCTTGATGATGTTTACGATGTCTATGGTACTTTAGATGAACTGGAGCTCTTCACGGATGCTGTTGAGAG ATGGGATGTAAATGCTATTAATAATCTCCCGGACTACATGACATTGTGCTTCTTAGCGCTTTATAACACTATCAATGAGATGGTTTTTGATATCTTCAAAGATTATGCAGTCAAGTGCATTCCCTATCTCAAAAAAGCT TGGTGTGATTTGTGTAAATCGTTTCTGCAAGAAGCAAAATGGTCCAACAACAAAGTTGTACCAAGATTGAAGGAGTACTTAGAAAATGGTTCAGTCTCATGCTCAGGCGGGGTTTTTCTTACTCACTCCTTCTTCTTACTCAATCAAGAAATAACAGAGCCAGCACTTCATTCGTTAACTAACTACCACGATCTCTTGCGCTCTTCATCCACCGTTTTCAGGATTAGCAACGATTTGGCCACCTCAACG GAAGAGATGGAGTGCGGCGAAACCGCGAATTCAATAACGTGCTATATGAATGAAACGGGTGGCTCCGAAGAGGATGCACGAAGGAACTTGAGAAGTCTTATTGACGAAGCATGGAAGAATATGAATAGAAGCCTAGTGATGGATTCTACATTCGACAAATCCTTCATAGAAGTAGCCATGAACCTTGCCCGTATTGCCCAATTCACATACCAACATGGAGATGGACATGGACGACCAGACAACAGATCAAAGAGCAGAATAAAGTCCTTGCTTGTTGATCCAATTCTTGTGAATGTGAATGTGCCAACAtga
- the LOC107614309 gene encoding isoprene synthase, chloroplastic isoform X1, with protein MASELISLPYALSTTQRVVVVKHRNHFGRKTVTHATAKIHVICGSTKKDDGQLIGRRSANYQPNLWTYEFLHQSHHNHHVVEIIEERAKKLEEKVGHIMMNSSDMEPLSLLEFIDDLHRLGLSYKFPNHINSALSRIHSSQHVLHYTPKTLHATALLFRILRQHSFHVSQGADVFESFNDDEGNLKAEIGNDVQGMLSLYEASHLNFDGENLCEKARAFSATNMMNIIRKEGTENKVKESVRRVLEGLPSHHSPYRVEARGYIDTYHKKEPHSQLLLELAKLDFNMVQSLHQQELKQMARWWRDIGLASKLSFARDRLTESFFWSLGIVSHPNFSYCRKELTKVAALVTVLDDVYDVYGTLDELELFTDAVERWDVNAINDLPDYMTLCFLALYNTVNEIAFDIFKDHAFKCLPHLKKAWCDLCKSFLQEAKWSNNKVVPSLKEYLENGLVSCSGGICLIHSFFLLNQETSEQALHSLINYHELLRSSSTIFRISNDLATSVEEMECGETANSMTCYMNETGDSEEGARRYLRSVIDEAWKNMNRCLVMDSTFDKSFIEVAMNLARIAQFTYQHGDGHGRPDNRSKGRIKSLLVDPIPVNVPT; from the exons ATGGCAAGTGAGTTGATATCTCTGCCCTACGCCCTATCAACCACACAAAGAGTAGTAGTAGTAAAACATAGGAACCACTTTGGACGCAAAACAGTTACTCATGCCACTGCAAAAATACATGTCATTTGTGGCTCCACCAAAAAGGATGATGGCCAGTTAATTGGAAGGCGTTCAGCTAATTACCAGCCCAATCTATGGACTTATGAATTTCTTCATCAGTCCCACCACAATCATCACGTG GTTGAAATAATTGAAGAAAGGGCAAAAAAGCTAGAGGAGAAGGTGGGACACATAATGATGAATAGTTCAGACATGGAGCCCCTGAGCTTGCTTGAATTCATTGACGACCTTCATCGGTTGGGCCTCTCCTACAAGTTCCCAAACCACATCAACTCTGCTCTTTCCCGCATTCATTCTTCACAACATGTACTTCATTATACACCCAAAACACTACATGCTACTGCTCTCCTCTTCAGAATTCTCAGACAACATTCCTTTCACGTCTCCCAAG GTGCAGATGTATTTGAAAGTTTCAACGATGATGAGGGAAACTTGAAGGCTGAAATTGGCAATGATGTGCAAGGAATGTTAAGTTTGTACGAGGCATCACATCTTAACTTTGACGGAGAAAATCTATGTGAGAAGGCAAGGGCATTTTCGGCAACAAATATGATGAACATAATAAGAAAAGAGGGGACAGAGAACAAAGTAAAAGAAAGCGTTAGAAGAGTGTTGGAGGGGCTTCCTTCTCACCATAGCCCTTACAGAGTAGAGGCAAGGGGATACATTGACACATATCATAAAAAGGAACCACACAGTCAATTGCTATTAGAGCTTGCTAAGCTTGACTTTAACATGGTTCAGTCATTACATCAACAAGAGTTAAAACAGATGGCAAG ATGGTGGAGGGACATAGGCCTCGCAAGCAAGCTGAGCTTTGCTCGAGATAGGTTAACGGAATCCTTCTTTTGGTCACTGGGAATAGTCTCACATCCAAATTTTTCTTATTGTCGTAAAGAACTTACTAAGGTGGCAGCTTTAGTCACCGTTCTTGATGATGTCTACGATGTCTATGGTACTTTGGATGAATTGGAACTCTTCACGGATGCTGTTGAGAG ATGGGATGTAAATGCCATTAACGATCTCCCAGACTACATGACATTGTGCTTCCTAGCACTTTATAACACTGTCAATGAGATTGCTTTTGACATCTTCAAAGATCATGccttcaagtgccttcctcatcTCAAAAAAGCT TGGTGTGATTTGTGCAAATCGTTTCTACAAGAAGCAAAATGGTCCAACAACAAAGTTGTACCAAGTTTGAAGGAGTACTTGGAAAATGGTTTAGTCTCGTGCTCAGGCGGGATTTGTCTTATTCACTCCTTCTTCTTACTCAACCAAGAAACATCAGAGCAAGCACTTCATTCCTTAATCAACTACCACGAACTCTTGCGTTCTTCGTCCACCATTTTCAGGATTAGCAACGATTTGGCCACCTCAGTG GAAGAGATGGAGTGCGGTGAAACCGCGAATTCAATGACGTGCTACATGAATGAAACGGGTGACTCCGAAGAGGGCGCACGAAGGTACTTGAGAAGTGTGATTGACGAAGCATGGAAGAACATGAACAGATGCCTAGTGATGGATTCTACATTCGACAAATCCTTCATAGAAGTAGCCATGAACCTTGCCCGTATTGCCCAATTCACATACCAACATGGAGATGGACATGGACGACCAGACAATAGATCGAAGGGCAGAATAAAGTCCTTGCTTGTTGATCCAATTCCTGTGAATGTGCCAACgtaa
- the LOC107614309 gene encoding isoprene synthase, chloroplastic isoform X2 translates to MASELISLPYALSTTQRVVVVKHRNHFGRKTVTHATAKIHVICGSTKKDDGQLIGRRSANYQPNLWTYEFLHQSHHNHHVVEIIEERAKKLEEKVGHIMMNSSDMEPLSLLEFIDDLHRLGLSYKFPNHINSALSRIHSSQHVLHYTPKTLHATALLFRILRQHSFHVSQDVFESFNDDEGNLKAEIGNDVQGMLSLYEASHLNFDGENLCEKARAFSATNMMNIIRKEGTENKVKESVRRVLEGLPSHHSPYRVEARGYIDTYHKKEPHSQLLLELAKLDFNMVQSLHQQELKQMARWWRDIGLASKLSFARDRLTESFFWSLGIVSHPNFSYCRKELTKVAALVTVLDDVYDVYGTLDELELFTDAVERWDVNAINDLPDYMTLCFLALYNTVNEIAFDIFKDHAFKCLPHLKKAWCDLCKSFLQEAKWSNNKVVPSLKEYLENGLVSCSGGICLIHSFFLLNQETSEQALHSLINYHELLRSSSTIFRISNDLATSVEEMECGETANSMTCYMNETGDSEEGARRYLRSVIDEAWKNMNRCLVMDSTFDKSFIEVAMNLARIAQFTYQHGDGHGRPDNRSKGRIKSLLVDPIPVNVPT, encoded by the exons ATGGCAAGTGAGTTGATATCTCTGCCCTACGCCCTATCAACCACACAAAGAGTAGTAGTAGTAAAACATAGGAACCACTTTGGACGCAAAACAGTTACTCATGCCACTGCAAAAATACATGTCATTTGTGGCTCCACCAAAAAGGATGATGGCCAGTTAATTGGAAGGCGTTCAGCTAATTACCAGCCCAATCTATGGACTTATGAATTTCTTCATCAGTCCCACCACAATCATCACGTG GTTGAAATAATTGAAGAAAGGGCAAAAAAGCTAGAGGAGAAGGTGGGACACATAATGATGAATAGTTCAGACATGGAGCCCCTGAGCTTGCTTGAATTCATTGACGACCTTCATCGGTTGGGCCTCTCCTACAAGTTCCCAAACCACATCAACTCTGCTCTTTCCCGCATTCATTCTTCACAACATGTACTTCATTATACACCCAAAACACTACATGCTACTGCTCTCCTCTTCAGAATTCTCAGACAACATTCCTTTCACGTCTCCCAAG ATGTATTTGAAAGTTTCAACGATGATGAGGGAAACTTGAAGGCTGAAATTGGCAATGATGTGCAAGGAATGTTAAGTTTGTACGAGGCATCACATCTTAACTTTGACGGAGAAAATCTATGTGAGAAGGCAAGGGCATTTTCGGCAACAAATATGATGAACATAATAAGAAAAGAGGGGACAGAGAACAAAGTAAAAGAAAGCGTTAGAAGAGTGTTGGAGGGGCTTCCTTCTCACCATAGCCCTTACAGAGTAGAGGCAAGGGGATACATTGACACATATCATAAAAAGGAACCACACAGTCAATTGCTATTAGAGCTTGCTAAGCTTGACTTTAACATGGTTCAGTCATTACATCAACAAGAGTTAAAACAGATGGCAAG ATGGTGGAGGGACATAGGCCTCGCAAGCAAGCTGAGCTTTGCTCGAGATAGGTTAACGGAATCCTTCTTTTGGTCACTGGGAATAGTCTCACATCCAAATTTTTCTTATTGTCGTAAAGAACTTACTAAGGTGGCAGCTTTAGTCACCGTTCTTGATGATGTCTACGATGTCTATGGTACTTTGGATGAATTGGAACTCTTCACGGATGCTGTTGAGAG ATGGGATGTAAATGCCATTAACGATCTCCCAGACTACATGACATTGTGCTTCCTAGCACTTTATAACACTGTCAATGAGATTGCTTTTGACATCTTCAAAGATCATGccttcaagtgccttcctcatcTCAAAAAAGCT TGGTGTGATTTGTGCAAATCGTTTCTACAAGAAGCAAAATGGTCCAACAACAAAGTTGTACCAAGTTTGAAGGAGTACTTGGAAAATGGTTTAGTCTCGTGCTCAGGCGGGATTTGTCTTATTCACTCCTTCTTCTTACTCAACCAAGAAACATCAGAGCAAGCACTTCATTCCTTAATCAACTACCACGAACTCTTGCGTTCTTCGTCCACCATTTTCAGGATTAGCAACGATTTGGCCACCTCAGTG GAAGAGATGGAGTGCGGTGAAACCGCGAATTCAATGACGTGCTACATGAATGAAACGGGTGACTCCGAAGAGGGCGCACGAAGGTACTTGAGAAGTGTGATTGACGAAGCATGGAAGAACATGAACAGATGCCTAGTGATGGATTCTACATTCGACAAATCCTTCATAGAAGTAGCCATGAACCTTGCCCGTATTGCCCAATTCACATACCAACATGGAGATGGACATGGACGACCAGACAATAGATCGAAGGGCAGAATAAAGTCCTTGCTTGTTGATCCAATTCCTGTGAATGTGCCAACgtaa